Below is a window of Arthrobacter sp. SLBN-112 DNA.
CGCCGTCTGGGCCGTCGAACGCGCACAGGTCCACAAAGGCCACCGTGTCCTGATCACCGGTGCCGGACCCATCGGCCTCCTCGTCGCCCAGGTCGCGGCAGCCCAAGGCGCCGCCGAAATCGTGGTGACGGACGTGAACGACGACCGCCTCGCCGTCGCCACCAAATTCGGCGCCACCCGCACCATCAACACCGCCACCACGCCCTTGGACCTTGCGGGCATGGACCGGCTGATCGAATGCTCGGGGAATTCCCTAGCCCTCGCTGACGGCATCAAGGCTCTGGCACCGGCAACCCGCGCCATCGTGGTCGGCCAGGCCAAACCCACCGTGGACGGCATCCCGCTCGGATTCCTCCAGCGCTACGAGATCGACCTCGTCACCGCGTTCCGCTACGCCAACGCGTTCCCGACGGCGATCCGCCTCGCCGCCTCCGGCGTGGTGGACCTGCAGTCCATCATCACCAGCACCTATCCGCTCGAAGAAGCCGCCGAGGCCCTCACGGCACCGGTGACCGACCCGACCAACCTCAAGGTGCTCGTCACCTACTGATTCACCACAGACAGAACACAGCAGGACATCCATTCAAAGGAGTATGGAAATGACTACAGCAGCGCACGTCCCACAAGGGAACGTTGACCAAAGCAAAGTCCGGAAGGCCGCCGTCGCCGGCCTCATCGGTACAACCCTCGAGCTGTATGACTTCGTCATCTACGGCACCGCCTCCGCCCTCGTCTTCAGCAAACTGTTCTTCCCCAACGTCTCCCCGGCGGCGGCACTGATCGCCAGCTTCACCACCTTCGCCGTGGGATTCCTCTTCCGCCCCCTCGGCGGCGTCTTCTTCTCCCACTTCGGCGACCGGCTCGGCCGCAAATGGGTCCTGGTGGTCACCCTGCTCCTCATGGGCGGCGCCACCCTTGCCATCGGCCTGCTGCCTACCTTCGACCAGATCGGCATCTTCGCTCCTGTCCTGCTCTGCGTCTGCCGCGCAGCCCAAGGCTTCGGCGCCGGCGCCGAACAGTCCGGCGGCGCCACCCTGCTCACCGAATCCGCCGCCCCCGGCACCCGCGGCAAGCTCGCCTCACTCATCATGGTCGGCGCGGCTGCCGGCACCGCCCTCGGCGCCCTCGTATGGATCGCGGCCCAGTCCCTCGCCCCGAACGACATGCTGACCTGGGGCTGGCGCCTCGTGTTCCTGTCCAGCATCTTCGTCACCATCGCCGCCCTGGTCATCCGGCGCAAGCTCGACGAATCCCCCGTCTTCGAAGAAATCAAGCAGGCCCGCACCGTCCCCCCGGCACCGCTGAAGGAAGTCGCCAAGAACGGCAAGGCCAACGTCCTGCGGGTCATCCTCATGAACCTCGGCGTCAGCACGCAGTCCTACACCATCCAGGTGTTCATGGCCTCCTACCTGATCACCGTCGTCGGAACCGATCCCAAGTTCATCCCCCCGGTCCTCCTCATCGGCGCACTCTGCGGCGGCGTCGCAGCCGTATCCTTCGGAATTCTCTCCGACAAGATCGGCCGCCGACGCGTCGTCTCTCTCATCACCGGGGCACTGATCCTCTTCCCGGCACCGGCCTTCATGCTCCTCACCACCGGATCCCCCATAGCCATCGTCCTGGTGATCATCGTGGGCTTCATGCTCGCCTGCCAGGGCGTCGTGGGCGTCCACATGAGCTACTTCCCCGAAATCTTCGGCAGCCGCTACCGCTACGCCGGCGTCACCCTGGGCCGCGAATTCTCTTCCATCATTGGCGGTGGCGTGGCGCCCATGATCTGCGCCGGACTGCTGGGACTCTTCAGCAACTCCTGGATCCCTGTCGCCATCTACATGTCGCTGACCATGGTGGTCAGTTTCATCGCCACCCGGCTTACGCCGGAAACACTCAACCGCGACCTCACCGATCCGGAAGATGCCCGGCACCACAGCGAAATCATGCCCGCCACTGCCAGTGCAGGGACCAACGCAACGGCCGCCCAGCACGCCAAATAAGACCTTGAACGCCCGACGGCGGTACGCGCCGCCGTCGGGCACGTCACCACCGCACACCTGAGCAGAAGGAACTTCAATGGCGCGCCTCGATGACCAGGGCACACTTCTCCGGCCCACCCCATCAGCCATCCTCAGCGCAACCCGGGTTGTGTCAGTCCTCCGTGCCGGCCATGCTTCCCAGTACGCGCCGGTCATCGAGGCGCTCCAACTGGGCGGTATCCGGAGCATCGAACTGACCCTCAGCACGCCGGGTGTCTGGGACGAACTGCCCCTCCTGCAGGAGAGGTTCGGCGACACCGTGGAAATCGGCGTCGGAACCGTCACCACGGCCGCCGAAGCAGAAACCGCCCTGGATCTTGGTGCGGCCTACATCGTCACCCCCGTCACCGATCCGGACATCATTTCCGCCTGCGTCCGCCGCGGCGTGGCCGTCTACCCGGGCGGTCTGACCCCAACCGAACTCCATGCCGGATGGAAACTGGGCGCCACCGCCGTCAAGGTTTTCCCCGCCTCCAACGTTGGTGCCGGCTACATCTCACAGCTGCGCGGACCCTTTCCTGACATCGAGGTCATCCCTTCCGGTGGCGTGGACATCGACGACGTTCCCGCCTGGATCCGGGCAGGAGCACTTGCGGTCAGCATGGGCGGCCCCCTCCTTGGGGATGCCTTCAAAGGCGGCGACCTCCTTGACCTTACGGCCCGTGCCCGCCGCGTCCGGGAACTTGTGGACCAGACCGCAGAACAGCTTGGAGCAGCCCGATGAACGACGCGCCATACGTGCTCACCTTCGGCGAAACCATGGCGCTTATGCGCACTGACCAGGTGGGGCCTCTCGCCCACACCTCCACCCTCAGCCTGGGCATCGGCGGCTCGGAATCCAACGTCGCCATCGGGCTCCAACGGCTCGGCGTACAGGCGGTCTGGTGCGGACGCGTGGGAGCTGACTCATTGGGTAGCCTAGTGGAACGGGAAATCCGGGCCGAGGGCGTCGACGTCCGTACCGTCATCGACCCGTGGGCCCCTACCGGACTCATGATCAAGGAACGCCGGACCCCCGCCACCCAACGCGTCAGCTACTACCGGTCCGGCAGCGCCGGATCCCGGATCACGCCGGAGAACATCGACGAACAACTGGTGTCCGGAGCTGCCCTGCTCCACGTCACGGGTATCACCCCCGCGCTTTCCCCGGAGGCGGCATCAACGCTCAGACACGCCGTGGAGGGCGCGCGTGCCCACCACGTGACGGTTTCCTTTGATTTGAACTACCGCGGAAACCTGTGGTCCCCGGAATCTGCCCGAAGTGTCTACCGGGACATCATCCCGCTCGCCGACATCGTGTTCGCAGGCGAGGATGAAGCCGTGATCGCGGTCGGCGCCGGCGACCCGGAGGAGCTGGCCCGGCGCATCAGTGCGCTTGGTCCACGCCAGGCCGTCATCAAACTCGGCGCAGACGGCGCAATTGCCCTGATTCAGGACACTATATTCCGCCAATCCGCGGTCACCGTTGACACTGTAGACACTGTGGGGGCCGGTGATGCTTTCGTCGCCGGCTACCTGGCCGAATTCGTCACCGGCCGCGGACCGCAAGAGCGGCTCAACACCGCCGCCGCAACCGGCGCGTTCGCCTGCCTCGTCCCGGGAGACTGGGAAGGCCTCCCCCGCCGTCACGAACTGCCGATGCTGCAAACACGCGAGCCCGTCAGCCGTTGACGGACACAAAACCCAGGGAGACCATGATGCCCTCGACAAGCCCGGCCAGGACCCCGTATGTCATTGGCGCCTATGCGGCCGCGCCAAGCCTGGTGGGATGGGATCCCGTTGCTGAAGGAAAGTTCCTGGCCTCCGTGTTTGCCCTCGAGGGCGTGGCCGGCCTGGAAGTTCCCTTCACGGGGAAGCTCCATAAAGAGGACGAAGCCTGGTTCCTGCGGCAACTCCCGGACGATGCACGGTTCGTGGTGACGACCATACCCGGGACCATGGCCAGGCTGCAGGCCGACCAGAGCTTCGGCCTTGCCTCAACATCCGCGTCCGGCCGGAGGTCGGCACTGGATTTTGTCCAGGATGCGCTGGACTCGGTGAAACGGCTCAACCGGCACTTGGGCAGGCCGGCCGTCGTCGCGCTGGAGCTGCATGCTGCCCCGGTAGCTGCCGGTGATGCCGCGTCGGCTGCCGCCCTGGAAGCCTCGCTGACCGAACTGGCTCGCTGGGACACGGCCGGGGCCCGCCTCGTCCTGGAACACTGCGACGCCCTGATACCAGGCCATGTCCCTGCCAAAGGCTTCCTTGGCCTGGAAGCGGAGGCAGAGGCGGTGCAGCGGGCGGCCGACGCCACAGGTCATCCTTTCGGCATGGTGGTCAACTGGGGCCGGTCGGTTATCGAGCAGCGGCGGCCAGAGGCCGGGCGTGAACACATCACCTACCTTCGTGACCGTGGACTGCTGGCAGGCGTTGTACTTTCCGGGTGCGCCAGCGTTGACACGAGGTACGGTCCCGCTTGGGCTGATGTCCACGTACCGCCCGCCCCGCCAGAATCAGCCCGGTCCGGGCCGTCCGATCTGACCATCAGTTCAGAGGGAGTCCTTGAGCCAGCCTCGCTACTGACCATTGGGCGGATAGAAGAGTGCCTGGAGGCGGCCGGGCCCCTGCCCAAAACAGGATTCCGGGCAATCAAGGTGGCAGCACCCCCAAACGCCAGCGTGGAAGAGCGCGTAGCTGCCATTGCACAGACCCTGACGGTCGCCCAGCGGGCTTCTCCCGACCCTACAGCCCTGGCCATATCTGCAGACGACGCCTGAAGCCGGCTGAACGTCATCAGGTGAGGCCGTCACAGTTCCCGTTGAGGCGAGGTGGCGCCCGTTGGGGCAGAAACCTGGCTCCGCCCCTTTTAAGGCCAATTGGGCGCATGATTAGCCCATGCGCAGGAACATCTGGTGCTTGACGGCCGCTATCGTCACCACGCTCATCTTTGGGAGCGTGTACGTATCGTTCCAACAAATCGGCCGGCACACGGCAAACATGGCACCAGCCGCCGCTGCCGCAGCCCAGCTCCAGCACATGGGATCCGACGTCACGGCCGGACCCCGGTTGGAACTGACACCGGACAGCGGGATCTTCCTCATTGTCTACGACGAGGGCAATGTCCCAATTTCCACTACCGTTACCCTGCATGGCACTGTCCCTTCCGTCCCCGACGGTGTGCTCCAAACCGCGAGGTCCCTTGGTACTGACACCGTGACCTGGCAGCCAGAGCCCAACCTGCGGATGGCCATCGTCGCGAAGGAAGCGGCGGGCAAAGTCGTCGTCGCAGGGCAGTCCCTGGCACCCTTCGAAGCCAGCGACAGGATGACCCTGACCTTCCTGGCACTGGGCTGGCTCGGCGGCCTGCTCGTCATCGCCGGCGCCTGCGCTGCCCTCACCCTTGTCGCGCGCAGACCAGGCAGACGCCAGGGAGCTCCCCGGGTGGACCCCGCCTGATGATCCACGGAGCAAAATACGGCTCTGGGGGCGGGCGCCACGCGGAACCGGTTTACATTTTGCATTCCGGGAACGGCAATCCCCACTTCCGTTCTGGGTCATCAGCAGGAGATTCTGGCCGGGTTGGCCGTCCTGCTCGTCCATACCCAGGGCTACCTCAGAACCTGACACGAGTTAGGTATGCTATGCCGAAAGGCAGGTGATGGATCGGTATGGCCATACGTAAAGCAACGGCACTGGACGTGGCACGGCGGGCAGGGGTGTCCCGCAGTGCAGTGTCACTGGTACTAAACGGCAGGGCAAACGGCAACGTCACCGCTGAACGCCAGGAGCGGGTGCTCCGCGCCGCGGCGGAGCTAAATTACACGCCCAACTCCGTTGCCCTCAGCCTGCGCAACCAGCAGACATCGACGATCGGCGTCATCACGGATGACATCGTCACCAGCCCCTTCGCCGGCCGGCTGATCAGCGGCGCCTCACGCACGGCCTTGGCCCGCGGATACATGGTCCTGGTGGTCGACACAGAACATGATACGGCCCGCGATGGCGCTGCGGCGCAGCAACTCGTGCACCGGCAGGTCGACGGAATCATGTACGCCACCGGCAGCCTGCGTGAAATTACCGCCCCACCGGCCATGCTCACCCTGCCAGCCATTCTGGCCAATTGCACCGATGCCGGCTCGCAACTCCAGTCGGTAATACCGGCAGAGGTCGACGGCGGACGAGCGGCGGCACAGCTGCTGATTGACCTGGGCCACCGCCGCATCACCCTGTTGACCGGAACTCTCAGCTCACCCGCCGCCCCGCAGCGTGAACAGGGTTACCGTGAGGCCATGGCCGAAGCGGGGCTGGGCCCCGAACAACAGCATGTCCATGCGACCGGATGGGACATCGATGACGGCTACCGGGCCGCTTCCTCGGTTCTGGGCCGCAAAGACCGGCCGACAGCGATCATTTGCTCCAACGACAGGGTTGCCACCGGTGTTTTGCTGTACGCCGCGGCCGCGGGACTGCGCGTACCGGAGGAT
It encodes the following:
- a CDS encoding LacI family DNA-binding transcriptional regulator, with translation MAIRKATALDVARRAGVSRSAVSLVLNGRANGNVTAERQERVLRAAAELNYTPNSVALSLRNQQTSTIGVITDDIVTSPFAGRLISGASRTALARGYMVLVVDTEHDTARDGAAAQQLVHRQVDGIMYATGSLREITAPPAMLTLPAILANCTDAGSQLQSVIPAEVDGGRAAAQLLIDLGHRRITLLTGTLSSPAAPQREQGYREAMAEAGLGPEQQHVHATGWDIDDGYRAASSVLGRKDRPTAIICSNDRVATGVLLYAAAAGLRVPEDLSVVGYDDQQNLAANLVPALTTVALPHAEIGAAAMSLLLDAVEGKVPAAEDLEAGTLYMPCRIIPRASTAAVPAG
- a CDS encoding sugar kinase — protein: MNDAPYVLTFGETMALMRTDQVGPLAHTSTLSLGIGGSESNVAIGLQRLGVQAVWCGRVGADSLGSLVEREIRAEGVDVRTVIDPWAPTGLMIKERRTPATQRVSYYRSGSAGSRITPENIDEQLVSGAALLHVTGITPALSPEAASTLRHAVEGARAHHVTVSFDLNYRGNLWSPESARSVYRDIIPLADIVFAGEDEAVIAVGAGDPEELARRISALGPRQAVIKLGADGAIALIQDTIFRQSAVTVDTVDTVGAGDAFVAGYLAEFVTGRGPQERLNTAAATGAFACLVPGDWEGLPRRHELPMLQTREPVSR
- a CDS encoding alcohol dehydrogenase catalytic domain-containing protein; translation: MTTQAIPETNTPALPTGTQAAVLHGARDLRIEHKPLAHLGPNDLLVEMRSGGICGSDMHYHAEGRNGTNVLGQPTVLGHEGAGVVIAAGAQATITSGTPVVIEPALPCRECATCLSGRYNLCPTGTCFGSPPTDGLFARHVVVPESAAHPLPDTIPAEIGAAIEPLAVAVWAVERAQVHKGHRVLITGAGPIGLLVAQVAAAQGAAEIVVTDVNDDRLAVATKFGATRTINTATTPLDLAGMDRLIECSGNSLALADGIKALAPATRAIVVGQAKPTVDGIPLGFLQRYEIDLVTAFRYANAFPTAIRLAASGVVDLQSIITSTYPLEEAAEALTAPVTDPTNLKVLVTY
- a CDS encoding DUF4862 family protein, which codes for MPSTSPARTPYVIGAYAAAPSLVGWDPVAEGKFLASVFALEGVAGLEVPFTGKLHKEDEAWFLRQLPDDARFVVTTIPGTMARLQADQSFGLASTSASGRRSALDFVQDALDSVKRLNRHLGRPAVVALELHAAPVAAGDAASAAALEASLTELARWDTAGARLVLEHCDALIPGHVPAKGFLGLEAEAEAVQRAADATGHPFGMVVNWGRSVIEQRRPEAGREHITYLRDRGLLAGVVLSGCASVDTRYGPAWADVHVPPAPPESARSGPSDLTISSEGVLEPASLLTIGRIEECLEAAGPLPKTGFRAIKVAAPPNASVEERVAAIAQTLTVAQRASPDPTALAISADDA
- a CDS encoding bifunctional 4-hydroxy-2-oxoglutarate aldolase/2-dehydro-3-deoxy-phosphogluconate aldolase — encoded protein: MARLDDQGTLLRPTPSAILSATRVVSVLRAGHASQYAPVIEALQLGGIRSIELTLSTPGVWDELPLLQERFGDTVEIGVGTVTTAAEAETALDLGAAYIVTPVTDPDIISACVRRGVAVYPGGLTPTELHAGWKLGATAVKVFPASNVGAGYISQLRGPFPDIEVIPSGGVDIDDVPAWIRAGALAVSMGGPLLGDAFKGGDLLDLTARARRVRELVDQTAEQLGAAR
- a CDS encoding MFS transporter — its product is MTTAAHVPQGNVDQSKVRKAAVAGLIGTTLELYDFVIYGTASALVFSKLFFPNVSPAAALIASFTTFAVGFLFRPLGGVFFSHFGDRLGRKWVLVVTLLLMGGATLAIGLLPTFDQIGIFAPVLLCVCRAAQGFGAGAEQSGGATLLTESAAPGTRGKLASLIMVGAAAGTALGALVWIAAQSLAPNDMLTWGWRLVFLSSIFVTIAALVIRRKLDESPVFEEIKQARTVPPAPLKEVAKNGKANVLRVILMNLGVSTQSYTIQVFMASYLITVVGTDPKFIPPVLLIGALCGGVAAVSFGILSDKIGRRRVVSLITGALILFPAPAFMLLTTGSPIAIVLVIIVGFMLACQGVVGVHMSYFPEIFGSRYRYAGVTLGREFSSIIGGGVAPMICAGLLGLFSNSWIPVAIYMSLTMVVSFIATRLTPETLNRDLTDPEDARHHSEIMPATASAGTNATAAQHAK